Proteins encoded within one genomic window of Stigmatopora argus isolate UIUO_Sarg chromosome 21, RoL_Sarg_1.0, whole genome shotgun sequence:
- the LOC144066955 gene encoding myocyte-specific enhancer factor 2D homolog isoform X5: MGRKKIQIQRITDERNKQVTFTKRKFGLMKKAYELSVLCDCEIALIIFNHANKLFQYASTDMDKVLLKYTEYNEPHESRTNADIIETLRKKGFNGCDSPEPDGDDSVDQSPLNDDKFRKTTEDLDVLFKRYGQSTAPPQTFSMPVAVQASNPSPLQFSNPGNALVTTSYVTASSLADTHLLSPQQPPPPRNTVSPGLPQRPASAGALLGGDLNNSNGGCPSPVPNGYASARASPGLLSVSNGNSLGKAAPAKSPPPPPAAGPQVVGGRKPDLRVITSQGGKSLMQMTEDELDLVNENAQRLAVGAQVAQVAQTLSTPVVSVATPSLLAQGLPFSAMPTAYNTEYQLTSADITALNALASPGGLLPASMASWQPQQQPPPPLPQQSVVSQSQQINLASLSNLVPVAHIPQGAMLTVNTSGGGVSIKSEPVSPGRDRSTPCPPPAPPPSSSGASLTAPPQYPGSLLCLEPPTGRSPADSVSSNASSFEGSDREDTGGGGGGGPSNNNNPGAIAGQGRSDFSPSPEQEGGNIKRMRLDAWVT; encoded by the exons ATGGGTAGGAAAAAGATTCAGATTCAGCGGATCACCGACGAAAGAAACAAGCAG GTGACCTTCACCAAGCGCAAGTTTGGCCTCATGAAGAAGGCGTACGAACTGAGCGTGCTGTGCGACTGCGAGATCGCGCTCATCATCTTCAACCACGCCAACAAGCTCTTCCAGTACGCCAGCACCGACATGGACAAGGTTCTGCTCAAGTACACCGAGTACAACGAGCCCCACGAGAGTCGCACCAACGCCGACATCATCGAG ACTCTGCGAAAGAAAGGCTTTAACGGTTGCGACAGTCCGGAGCCCGACGGCGACGACTCGGTGGATCAGAGTCCCCTGAACGACGACAAGTTCCGCAAGACCACGGAGGACCTGGACGTCCTCTTTAAGCGCTACGGA CAGTCCACGGCTCCCCCGCAGACCTTCAGCATGCCCGTGGCGGTGCAGGCGTCCAATCCCAGCCCGCTGCAGTTCAGCAACCCCGGTAACGCCCTGGTAACTACCTCCTACGTGACGGCGTCGTCGCTCGCCGACACCCACCTGCTGTCGCCGCAGCAACCGCCTCCTCCCAGGAACACCGTGTCTCCCGGGTTGCCGCAGCGACCGGCCAGCGCAG GTGCACTTCTGGGAGGCGATCTGAATAATTCAAACGGCGGGTGTCCGAGTCCAGTCC CTAACGGCTACGCCAGCGCCAGGGCCTCGCCGGGCCTCCTCTCCGTCTCCAACGGCAACAGCTTGGGCAAGGCGGCCCCGGCCAAGTCGCCCCCGCCGCCCCCGGCCGCCGGCCCCCAGGTGGTGGGCGGCCGAAAGCCGGACCTCCGCGTCATCACCTCTCAGGGCGGGAAGAGCCTCATGCAGATG ACAGAGGATGAGCTGGACTTGGTCAACGAG AACGCTCAACGTCTGGCAGTGGGCGCCCAGGTGGCCCAGGTGGCCCAGACCCTCAGCACGCCGGTGGTGTCGGTGGCCACACCCAGTTTACTGGCACAAGGGCTGCCATTCTCGGCCATGCCCACGGCGTACAACACag agTACCAGCTGACGAGCGCCGACATCACGGCACTGAACGCCCTGGCGTCTCCGGGTGGCTTGCTGCCCGCCAGCATGGCGTCGTGGCAGCCTCAGCagcagccgccgccgccactgCCGCAGCAGTCCGTGGTCTCGCAGTCGCAGCAAATCAACCTGGCGTCGCTCAGCAACTTGGT GCCCGTGGCGCACATACCTCAAGGCGCCATGTTGACGGTCAACaccagcggcggcggcgtcagCATCAAGTCGGAGCCGGTGTCGCCGGGCCGGGATCGGAGCACCCCCTGCCCTCCCCCGGCGCCGCCGCCATCGTCCTCCGGCGCCTCCCTGACGGCGCCGCCCCAATACCCGGGCTCGCTTCTGTGCCTGGAGCCGCCCACGGGACGCTCGCCCGCCGACAGCGTGAGCAGCAACGCCAGCTCCTTCGAAGGCAGCGACCGCGAAGAcacgggcggcggcggcggtggcggcccgagcaacaacaacaaccccgGCGCCATCGCAGGGCAGGGCCGCTCTGACTTCAGCCCCTCGCCGGAGCAAGAAGGAGGCAACATCAAGAGGATGAGATTGGACGCCTGGGTGACCTAA